One Dictyoglomus thermophilum H-6-12 DNA window includes the following coding sequences:
- the mfd gene encoding transcription-repair coupling factor, producing the protein MGSSSKLIQQKMPILLEKVLRSSEFSNLEKEINSRSNIKLFGIYKGFFPLLFLYLKRYKRPILWVTNNEEDLSIWEDLQEDLELSILPPYVHLPYERPLRSPQVQGKRLKAISDIIYNNSFSIVASLKSLIYPLIPKENIEKRILKIKVGEEITREKIEKFLAENLYQRTPQVEKIGEYSIRGGILDIFPPLYENPIRIEFFGDEISSIRFFNLEDKRSIKTTKEVILTPISELIEDKNEESYFLKNKEIKTYLFSYLPKDTILVFENHKASLALLEKWTGKGLANFEKRRTKENLPEGLYLTDYELQNFISKYQVLDLNSTEPDLVFTIYSPPSYRGTNEFFEKNIKSFLENGWEVHIFSEHQDIIRTRLKNLNVKYLTEEKVREGFLWENEKVLVITDYEIFGKKRKRKPIRYEKGLKPKDLYLLKDGDYVVHVNYGIGIFRGLKKLKIDDVEKEFIYIEYANNSFLYVPLEEMHLIQRYVSSSPEPPQISRLESHQWEETKRKVKESAKEIAEELLKVYAQRELTEGFAFSPDSPLQEELEASFPYVETEDQIKALKEIKRDMESKKPMERVLIGDVGFGKTELALRASFKAVLDGKQVAILVPTTILAYQHWKVFRERLEVFPVNVEILSRLKPKSEQKRIIERIRKGEIDIIIGTHRILQKDVEFKDLGLIIVDEEHRFGVLQKESFKKKYPHVDILYLSATPIPRTLSMVLSGIRQFSVLETPPENRLPIQTFVVEYNPEIIQEGIRRELERGGQVYYVCNDIERLEKIKEELTKLVPEATYSIAHGKMDDEELTEVMSNFYDGKIDVLIATTIIESGIDVPNANTLFVENAEHMGLAQLYQLRGRIGRSYKQAYAYFLHAPLKKLSLDSIKRLEALKEFSSLGSGLRLALRDLEIRGAGKILGKEQHGHINSVGFYLYLQLLEEAINELKNSQGKSEKNKVNCRITHPFPAIIPEYYISQSSDRIYYYQKLAHLEDINDIDKIRKELEDIYGPIPEPVENLFILSQIKFFAEKIGIEKIEISEDKTKLTYSKGIERTLNLPRGNYKKKIQFLLQFLKDISNIK; encoded by the coding sequence ATGGGAAGTAGCTCAAAACTTATACAACAGAAAATGCCTATTCTCTTAGAAAAGGTCTTAAGAAGTAGTGAATTTAGCAATTTAGAAAAAGAAATTAACTCAAGGAGCAATATTAAGCTTTTTGGAATTTACAAGGGATTCTTTCCCTTACTTTTTTTATACCTAAAAAGATATAAAAGACCAATTTTATGGGTAACTAATAATGAAGAGGACTTAAGCATATGGGAAGACTTACAAGAAGATTTGGAATTAAGCATATTACCTCCTTATGTTCATCTTCCGTATGAAAGACCTCTAAGATCGCCACAGGTTCAAGGAAAAAGGTTAAAAGCTATTTCCGACATAATTTACAACAATAGTTTTTCTATAGTAGCTTCCTTAAAATCCCTAATCTACCCTCTTATACCCAAAGAAAATATTGAAAAAAGAATTTTAAAAATTAAAGTGGGAGAAGAAATAACTCGAGAAAAGATAGAAAAATTCCTCGCAGAAAACCTATATCAAAGAACACCTCAGGTAGAAAAGATAGGAGAGTACAGTATAAGAGGTGGAATTCTTGATATATTCCCTCCACTATATGAAAATCCCATAAGAATAGAATTTTTTGGAGATGAGATTTCTTCTATAAGATTCTTTAACTTAGAAGACAAAAGATCTATAAAAACTACAAAAGAAGTTATTTTAACCCCCATTTCGGAATTGATTGAAGATAAAAATGAAGAGAGCTATTTTCTAAAAAACAAAGAGATAAAAACATATCTATTTTCATATTTACCTAAAGACACCATCTTAGTCTTTGAAAACCATAAAGCAAGCCTTGCATTACTTGAGAAATGGACTGGAAAAGGACTTGCAAATTTTGAAAAAAGAAGAACTAAAGAAAACCTACCTGAAGGTTTATATCTTACCGACTATGAATTACAAAATTTCATTTCTAAATACCAAGTTTTAGACTTGAACAGCACAGAGCCAGATCTTGTATTTACTATTTACTCTCCTCCATCCTACCGAGGTACTAACGAATTTTTTGAAAAAAACATAAAATCCTTCCTTGAAAATGGCTGGGAAGTACACATATTCTCAGAACACCAAGACATAATAAGAACAAGATTAAAAAACCTAAATGTGAAATACTTAACCGAAGAAAAAGTAAGAGAAGGATTCTTATGGGAGAATGAAAAAGTCCTTGTGATTACCGATTATGAAATATTTGGTAAAAAAAGAAAAAGAAAACCAATAAGATACGAAAAGGGATTAAAACCAAAAGATTTATATCTATTAAAAGATGGAGATTATGTGGTACATGTAAATTATGGAATAGGAATATTCAGGGGCTTAAAAAAGCTTAAAATAGACGATGTAGAAAAGGAATTTATATACATTGAATATGCTAACAATAGCTTTTTATATGTACCCTTAGAGGAAATGCATCTTATCCAAAGATACGTATCCTCTTCACCAGAACCCCCTCAGATAAGCAGATTAGAATCTCACCAATGGGAAGAAACCAAAAGAAAAGTAAAAGAATCGGCAAAAGAGATTGCAGAAGAATTGTTAAAAGTTTATGCCCAGAGAGAATTAACAGAGGGTTTTGCCTTTTCTCCAGATAGTCCTCTTCAGGAAGAGCTTGAAGCAAGTTTCCCTTATGTAGAAACAGAAGATCAAATAAAAGCCCTTAAAGAGATAAAAAGGGATATGGAATCAAAAAAACCTATGGAAAGGGTACTGATTGGAGATGTGGGGTTTGGTAAAACAGAACTTGCCTTAAGAGCAAGTTTTAAAGCAGTTCTAGATGGAAAACAAGTGGCAATCTTAGTGCCGACTACTATTCTTGCCTACCAACATTGGAAGGTATTTCGAGAAAGATTAGAAGTATTTCCTGTAAACGTAGAGATCTTAAGCAGACTCAAACCTAAATCAGAACAAAAGAGAATAATAGAAAGAATAAGAAAAGGGGAAATAGACATTATTATAGGAACCCACCGAATATTACAAAAAGATGTGGAATTTAAGGACTTGGGTCTCATCATAGTAGACGAAGAACATAGATTTGGAGTCTTACAAAAAGAATCCTTTAAAAAGAAATATCCACATGTGGACATTCTTTATCTTTCTGCAACTCCGATTCCTAGAACCCTATCTATGGTTCTTTCTGGAATAAGGCAATTTTCTGTGCTTGAAACTCCTCCTGAAAACCGATTGCCTATTCAAACCTTTGTTGTTGAATATAATCCTGAGATCATTCAAGAAGGAATAAGAAGAGAATTAGAAAGAGGTGGACAAGTATATTACGTATGTAATGATATAGAAAGATTAGAGAAAATAAAAGAAGAACTAACAAAACTTGTTCCGGAGGCAACTTATTCCATAGCACACGGAAAAATGGACGATGAAGAACTAACAGAGGTTATGAGTAATTTCTATGATGGCAAAATAGACGTCTTAATAGCCACCACTATTATAGAATCAGGTATCGATGTTCCAAATGCCAACACATTATTTGTAGAAAATGCAGAACATATGGGACTTGCTCAACTTTACCAACTGAGAGGAAGAATAGGAAGATCCTATAAACAAGCATATGCCTATTTTCTTCATGCTCCTCTAAAAAAACTATCTTTAGATAGCATTAAAAGACTTGAAGCACTAAAGGAATTCTCAAGCCTTGGATCAGGATTAAGACTTGCCTTAAGAGACCTCGAAATAAGAGGAGCAGGGAAAATTCTTGGAAAAGAGCAGCACGGACATATAAACTCTGTTGGTTTCTATTTATATCTTCAACTTTTGGAAGAAGCTATAAATGAATTAAAGAACAGTCAAGGAAAAAGTGAAAAAAACAAAGTAAATTGCCGTATTACACATCCATTTCCAGCAATCATACCAGAATACTACATAAGTCAAAGTAGCGATCGTATATATTATTATCAGAAATTAGCTCACTTAGAAGATATAAATGATATAGATAAGATAAGAAAAGAATTAGAAGATATCTATGGTCCAATTCCAGAGCCAGTGGAGAACTTGTTTATTCTATCTCAGATAAAGTTTTTTGCAGAAAAAATAGGCATAGAAAAAATTGAAATATCAGAAGATAAAACAAAATTAACCTATTCAAAAGGCATTGAAAGAACCTTGAACCTACCAAGAGGAAACTATAAGAAAAAGATCCAATTTCTGCTCCAATTCCTCAAAGACATCTCCAATATTAAGTAA
- the mazG gene encoding nucleoside triphosphate pyrophosphohydrolase — protein sequence MDEKEKICKEFIDLYSVVKRVREECPWDQKQTPQTLIPYFLEEAYELIDALEKNDQEMIKEELGDILLHVLMQSIMAEEKNRFNFEEVCKNLKVKLITRHPHVFGEVKIEGVEDVLTNWESIKSKEKDEKGILSGIPQNMPALLTAFRIQEKVSHVGFDWKNSKEIIPKLYEELKELEKAIQEDNKEDMEEEIGDLLFTIVNIARHLGIDPESSLRKTNKKFTERFKYIEDRIKESGKEWKDFSLEELDKLWESSKTL from the coding sequence ATGGACGAAAAAGAAAAAATATGTAAAGAATTTATAGATCTCTACTCTGTAGTAAAGAGAGTGAGGGAAGAATGTCCATGGGACCAAAAACAAACCCCTCAAACTCTCATACCATATTTTCTTGAAGAAGCTTATGAGCTCATAGATGCTTTAGAAAAAAATGATCAGGAAATGATAAAAGAGGAGTTAGGAGATATTCTCTTGCATGTACTTATGCAAAGTATAATGGCAGAAGAAAAAAATAGATTTAATTTTGAAGAGGTATGTAAAAATTTAAAAGTCAAGTTAATAACAAGACATCCTCATGTATTTGGAGAAGTTAAAATAGAAGGGGTTGAGGATGTCTTAACAAATTGGGAAAGTATAAAAAGCAAAGAAAAAGATGAAAAGGGAATCCTGAGTGGAATTCCTCAAAATATGCCTGCCTTACTTACTGCTTTTAGAATACAAGAAAAAGTCTCCCACGTGGGTTTTGATTGGAAGAATAGTAAAGAAATAATACCTAAACTCTACGAAGAGTTAAAAGAGTTAGAAAAAGCAATTCAAGAAGACAATAAAGAAGATATGGAAGAGGAAATCGGGGATCTACTATTTACCATAGTAAATATAGCAAGACATTTAGGAATTGATCCAGAATCTTCTTTGAGAAAGACAAACAAAAAATTTACAGAGCGCTTTAAATACATAGAAGATAGAATAAAAGAATCTGGTAAAGAATGGAAAGATTTTAGCTTAGAAGAATTGGATAAACTTTGGGAAAGCTCGAAAACTTTATAG
- a CDS encoding HU family DNA-binding protein produces the protein MKKAEFIAKVAEKAKITKKEATKVVNAVLETITEALSKGDTVQFVGFGTFSVRKRAAREGRNPRTQQPIKIPATKVPVFRPGKELREAVKK, from the coding sequence ATGAAAAAGGCAGAGTTTATCGCAAAAGTAGCTGAGAAGGCAAAAATCACCAAGAAAGAGGCAACAAAAGTAGTAAATGCTGTATTAGAAACCATCACTGAAGCTCTCTCTAAGGGGGATACTGTTCAATTTGTAGGCTTTGGAACCTTCTCTGTAAGAAAGAGAGCGGCAAGAGAAGGGAGAAATCCCCGTACTCAACAACCAATTAAGATTCCTGCCACAAAAGTTCCAGTATTCCGTCCAGGAAAAGAGCTTCGTGAAGCAGTAAAGAAGTAA
- a CDS encoding peptidyl-prolyl cis-trans isomerase → MKKHSIFKILFIVFVAIFILGGAFVALVYHQMKNYPVLKINGMPVSRQEYKDRLNFIKTQYSIMFGVDFTTTQGQKMLSQVKEETIKDIARWKIVQAETKKRGISVSEKEVETRLKEIEKEFPSVLQFEITLSQYGYDRNTFKEELRKNLLMRKLMDEIGKDEKVTEDEIKKYYNENIKLFEHPKEYKVYSIFIKDEKKAKEVYNELLSNKITFTDAAKKYSEDTTTKDSGGDLGFITQGTLPEEVEKVTFTLPLNQISKPIKTDEGYYITKVTEIKEAYTTPYFQAKAEIEDKLLYDKRSKVFNKWLEEQVSKAKIEKDFSDNDIWMKLWRKIVEIQQIFYRKEAKTPLPKTDE, encoded by the coding sequence ATGAAGAAACACAGTATCTTTAAGATCTTATTCATTGTTTTTGTTGCAATCTTTATCCTTGGAGGAGCTTTTGTAGCCCTTGTATATCATCAGATGAAAAACTATCCTGTGCTAAAAATTAACGGTATGCCCGTAAGCAGACAAGAGTATAAAGACAGATTAAACTTCATAAAAACTCAGTATTCTATCATGTTTGGTGTTGATTTTACCACCACTCAGGGCCAAAAAATGCTTTCACAAGTAAAAGAAGAAACTATTAAAGATATTGCTCGTTGGAAAATTGTACAAGCAGAAACCAAAAAGAGAGGAATTTCAGTCTCCGAAAAAGAAGTTGAGACAAGATTAAAAGAAATAGAGAAAGAATTTCCAAGTGTACTACAATTTGAAATAACTCTTTCCCAGTATGGTTACGACAGAAACACTTTTAAAGAAGAACTTAGAAAAAACCTACTCATGAGAAAACTTATGGATGAGATTGGAAAAGATGAAAAAGTAACTGAAGATGAAATAAAGAAATATTACAATGAGAATATAAAACTTTTTGAACATCCTAAGGAGTATAAAGTTTACTCTATATTTATAAAAGACGAGAAGAAAGCAAAAGAAGTCTATAATGAACTTCTCTCTAATAAAATAACCTTTACTGATGCTGCAAAGAAATACTCTGAAGATACAACCACAAAAGATTCAGGTGGAGATTTAGGATTTATCACTCAGGGTACTCTTCCTGAGGAGGTTGAAAAAGTAACCTTTACCTTACCTCTTAACCAAATAAGCAAACCTATTAAAACCGATGAAGGATATTACATAACAAAAGTTACTGAAATAAAAGAGGCTTATACTACACCTTACTTCCAAGCTAAAGCAGAAATAGAGGATAAACTCCTTTATGATAAAAGATCTAAGGTTTTCAATAAGTGGCTTGAGGAGCAAGTAAGTAAAGCTAAGATAGAAAAAGACTTTTCAGATAACGATATATGGATGAAACTATGGAGAAAAATCGTCGAAATCCAACAAATATTTTATAGAAAAGAAGCAAAAACACCATTACCCAAAACTGACGAATAG